The Rhipicephalus sanguineus isolate Rsan-2018 chromosome 10, BIME_Rsan_1.4, whole genome shotgun sequence genome segment GCTATGACAACCGGAGTGCGTCACACCATCGCATAGCGATAAGGCTCGCTGCAAGAGGCGGCCTGTCCGCTCTTGTGTTGCAGTCAAGGATTCGCGTCTGCATTCACACCGCCATGCCGGATCTCCGACGAGTGCACCGTTTTCGCGACCACCCCATCGCAGGCGTCAACTGGCGACCGATTCGCTTTGTCGACGAGGTGTCCACTTCGCGTGTTTGTGGCCTCTGTGGCATGATTCCGAATAAGACTGTGATATTACCATGTGAGCACGTTCTATGCCAATCGTGCCACGCAGGCAACTCCCAAGGATGCGGTGGGCGGTGTCCCTTTGATCAAGAGCCATTTGAGGAAGCTGAATGTGTCAGCTATGACTTGCCTACCAGGAGAGCGAATGCCTTGAAGGTGAGCAAACGGCTCTGGCCCTTCCATAGAAAAATTGGTCGATTGCATTATTTGCACTGTTGCATAACTGCGGGCTTAACAGTGCAAAACTGGCCAGTTCGCTATAGTCAAACACGTATAATTATTACCCAAAAAGTAAACGCTTAACAGATGAATTGGTATTCATTTATATCTTAAGTGGGCATATTTTATAAAATACAAGTCTCGGGAAGCACGAGGCAGAATGTTCTAGCATTCACCGTAATAtgcacagccccgccacggtggtctagtggttatggcgctcgactgctgacccgaaggtcgcgggatcgaatcccggccgcggcggctgcattttcgatggaggcgaaaatgtttgaggcccgtgtacttagctttaggtgcacgttaaagaaccccaggtggtcgaaatttccggagccctccactacggcgtctctcataatcatatcgtggttttgggacgttaaaccccagatattattatcagtaATATGCACCGCTTGTGCTACTTCAGTAGGTCGAAGTGTGCGTATTCACTCTGTCAATCGGAGCACGATATTTCGCAGATAAGAGCTACTGGAGCCTCCAAACGCCAGAATAGGTCTATAAAGCGTGACAAACATCGGAATGACAAGATTGTTTCAAGGTAGAGGGAAATTCAAATTCTTCTCAGAAAATACTGATCTCCTCGGTGGTAAAAATGTCATAAAAGATATTTTAGTTTATATTCGTAGCGACCGCTCAATCTATGACATTCCTAAAGCGGGCTGCTCAAGCCGACGCGCACTATCGGCACGGCCGTGACTGATTCCGTGCTTTGGTGTTCGTTAATCACGTTGCTGTTAACAGCGATTGAATATATTTTAGCCACAGTGCGGGAAATCAAGTATTCGGTTAATCGCAAATTATCAACCTAAGGCGATCAGTTAGGTTATCGAATATCGAACTGCATATAATCGGGAAACCTAACAGCAGTTGAACACGTTTACCTGAAAGCTTCTTTTATATTAGGCCACTAATCTTTGTagaagaaatgttttttttaagtGAGTGCGTTAGATTTACACCGAAGATAAGCGAAATTGAGATATTTGTCGATATTATAGTAATAATTGCaactgttgggattttacgtcccaaaagcacgaacATTTGTCCATGAGCTCGGAAGCAAACAACCCATTCTGAATGTGACCACCTGCGACCACCCACTCTATATACGTCATCGGCTGATATGTTTTATAAGCATACCTGCAATAAAATCGTCATGGGCAAGTCAAAAGTTGTACTATATAGGGTGAAACGTATGTGTTATGTGTAAGCAAGAGAGTGTAAATTCATCGGGCTCATTAAATAACTGTTGAAACGCGAGAATACATTAGTTGTGCGctttatgaaagggaaaaaaTGGGAAAATCAATTACATCATTAAATTTCCCTTTGCCTGTAGCTAtccaaagagagagaaaaagactaCACAAATTGCTAACATGTCCACTCGACGAAGCGCAATTCTAAACTATCACCCAAAATTTGTTCTTCGCATCCGCCTGTTAAGAGATTACGTACGCTTGCTAAAGAGATCGtcttcgtttgtttctttttcttccttttgcaacAAAGGTTCATTGCTGGAACGAAGAGCATGGATGCGAATTTGAGGGAGCCGTGGAGCTTATGCTGCGACACTACGAGAACGAATGCACATTCCACGCCGTGGAGTGTTTGCGATGCGGCGAGAAAGTCCAGCACAGGGCACTGTCAACTCACTACGCAGCCGGATGCAGAGGCGCTGTTTCTTCACCACGCTCAGAACACGCGTCTTCGGATTCTCAAGCACTGACCCTTCAAGACGCGACGGCTGCTCTCGAAGAACTGAAAAGGCTCTTGAGGAACGCCAACCACGAGCAGCTGCTGCTTGCGATTCAGACTCAAATGAATGCGCTGATCGAACAGACCAGGAACCAGGGAGGCAGGCCTGCAGTCATTACTCACGATGTCGCGGCACTTGCATCGTCACAGATGGATCAAGTCGCAGCACCGAGCACCTCAACCTCATTGCAAGAGCGAACTTCTCGGCAGAATCCAACTGAGGAAGTCAGCGCGCCGTCGACAACGCGGTCCTCCTCGGAGGAGACAACGCGGTCCTCCTCGCGGTCCTCCTCGTTGTTGCATCGACAGCTGGAACCTCTTGTGGATCTGCCGGAATCTGTTCTGCGACGCATGGGGAAAACATCCTCGCAAGAGTATCCTCAGCATGTCATTAGTGGTATCCTAAAGTGTGTTGAATTTCGTTTAAAGTCAACCGCGCCGTTTTGGACGAGAGATACGTGGAGCGAAGCGCTTGGAAGCGTGACATATGTCCTGGTGATCGAAGATCTTCTCCGGTGTACCGAATCGTTCATAGGAAACCTTGCAGATATCACAGTGTTGCACACGAGGGACGCGTACTTTATGGTTGAAATAATGAAGAGTGAACATAAGCTTAATATGCGAATTAAGTTTCACGGTGCGCATGGATACTCAATGTGTCCGCCGCCTGTTTTCCTCGTGAGGATGCACAATCTGACAATGGGGTGCACTTATGAGCTTAGTTCTTCTGAAGAACCATGTAACTGTAGGCAGGACAGAGGCTTATGGATACATTGTCACTGCATATACTCAACGTGGTTTACTTTACTGTTGAGCCTGGGTTTCGGAGATAACAGAATCAAGTTCGAAATTGAGCTCTGTCTTCAATAAGAACTAGTGGGCAGGACATTCGAGTGCCTAGTGTTTCTTATGATTTTCCGAGTGTCTCTTGTCTTTTACCTCTGGGTGACTCATATATGCGTGCATGTCGCAGCACCACATAAACATAAAACCTACAGTTCGTCAGCATTGAACGCATAAATACTGCATTGCTTAACGTTATTTccgttttatgtgtgcgtgtgacGTCGAGTCATTGAAGTTCCGATTGAAGTTTCGGATGCTGAATGAAGCACAAGCAGCATATAATGTTTTCTTTGAAGCCTTCTTTACGATGTCTTTCTCATTCAGCTCTAGATATAAGGTTTTTCTTCACTGTTTGCTGGGCCATTTATTTATTGTGACGCTACAGGAAGTCCCGATTGAGGTTTGTACTGTTAAGTCCTTTTTCAGTAATTGCGTTCCACCCAAAACACCGAGTCGATCTGTTGATGATAGGAGCACTGATGCCCACCCAAATCTTTAATCAATATCTAATGCCAAGCCAATCGTAACCCTCTTGCTAAGAGCACTAATTAGTAGCCGGAACATCACACGGAGTGAAAGCATGCATAATGCTTTCATCGCAGTTATAGATGTCAATTAAATGGTAATGTGGAATATCCAAAACAGACTTCAAGTATCTATAGAGGTGGGCAACGCACAAACTATGGGATAAGAGGAATTTTCGTTCCACTGTTCAATTGCGAAACTCCCATGCAGACGCTATTTCTGCAATCACATAGTTCATCACATTTTTTCGCTGCAAGCGTGATATGTGATTTTCAGATTGAACACCATTATTTACTATTATTTGGAGATGTTGCTTTAAAACAGATGCGTTTGATATAACCTCTGTTTACATTTACGTTTCTATTATTCGCTGAGTTAGCACTGCATTTACCCCTGATTGTATGGTGGAATAAAAGAAGTAAACGCAATTTGGTGTTCAATTAACGCACTTCTTTATCAAGTAAAGAGGCAATGGAGTTCTACGTTTCAATTCGACATACATCCAACGCATATATAACTCTGCTGTGATATCAAATTTTGCACGATTATTGTAGAGCAGCGTCTCATTGGGAACGCGCCTCCTTGGGAAGCATCTCATTGGGAACGAAAGGCTTGGTGAGCCCACTTTTGTGTGAGAGTTCATCACTGGGTGTGAAAATCGACACCACCAAGCGAGATCCTGCACCGGTGCACCATTTTCGCGACCACCCTAGCACAGTGGTCCACTGGCGACCAACACGCTTTGTCGACGAAGACATAGTACGCGTGATTGTGGCCTCTGTCGCACGAGTCCAAAGCTGTCGGTGTTTGCGATACGTTGACGAAATCCTGCCCAGGAAGCTCTCCACGCCCCACATGGCCGGATGCAGTACCTGCGTTCCTTTAGCACGCAAAAGAAAACGCATACTCAGATTCTAAAGCCTTGACTCTTTGAGAC includes the following:
- the LOC119406281 gene encoding uncharacterized protein LOC119406281 translates to MPDLGRVHRFRDHPFAGVNWRPTRFVDEVHSTRVCALCRMIPKTTVLLPCSHVLCQSCHAANSQGCGGRCPLDQEPFEEADCVSYDLPTRTANALKVHCWNEEHGCEFEGAVELMLRHYENECTFHAVECLRCGEKVQHRALSTHYAAGCRGAVSSPRSEHASSDSQALTLQDATAALEELKRLLRNANHEQLLLAIQTQMNALIEQTRNQGGRPAVITHDVAALASSQMDQVAAPSTSTSLQERTSRQNPTEEVSAPSTTRSSSEETTRSSSRSSSLLHRQLEPLVDLPESVLRRMGKTSSQELAALEELKKLLRDASHEHLLFAIQSQINEPIGQVKNQEPRTAVITHAVAAPATSKMAQVAAPTTSKSLQEGTFPHNQAAGASTSSTLNSCSEATLIPQYL